A DNA window from Hordeum vulgare subsp. vulgare chromosome 1H, MorexV3_pseudomolecules_assembly, whole genome shotgun sequence contains the following coding sequences:
- the LOC123407699 gene encoding uncharacterized protein LOC123407699 has product MCESASLLAAAGNQDGHHHQGEIKAAEMDTSGLLDHSPATLGSTPLPSPSPAPLVFYEDDYRYYYDDDSCLQDQDQEGDDDAYQLLEEEEEDVAATGSLAARLRELVRQKLAEVNASSAVVAGLGLVGSAVGAYFLWPAAAAAATAATMAAPGAAGFFISRVAFEANSKLYFKILHTAGAAAAAAAFGL; this is encoded by the coding sequence ATGTGCGAGTCCGCCTCCCTGCTGGCGGCAGCCGGAAACCAAGACGGCCACCACCACCAAGGGGAAATCAAGGCAGCGGAGATGGACACGAGTGGCCTGCTGGATCACTCCCCGGCCACCCTCGGCTCGACCCCTCTTCCCTCGCCGTCTCCGGCGCCGCTCGTGTTCTACGAAGACGATTACCgatactactacgacgacgacagtTGTCTCCAGGACCAGGACCAGGAGGGCGATGACGACGCCTACCAActgctcgaggaggaggaggaggacgtcgCCGCCACTGGCTCGCTCGCTGCCAGGCTACGTGAGCTCGTCCGCCAGAAGCTAGCCGAGGTGAACGCCTCCAGCGCGGTCGTCGCGGGGCTCGGCCTCGTCGGGAGCGCCGTCGGCGCCTACTTCCTCTGGcccgcggcggcggctgctgccaCCGCTGCCACCATGGCAGCGCCTGGTGCCGCCGGCTTCTTCATCTCCCGTGTGGCGTTTGAAGCCAACTCAAAGCTTTACTTCAAGATCCTCCACACTGCCGGAGCGGCAGCGGCTGCCGCCGCTTTTGGTCTGTAG